Proteins encoded together in one Acidobacteriota bacterium window:
- a CDS encoding alpha-hydroxy-acid oxidizing protein, whose product MNLINVFDFEKLAQEKLFQMAFDYYASGAHDEITLRENHSAFDRLRLMYRVLIDVSQRTAKTTVLGHPVSLPILIAPTAFHRMAHSDGEAGTTRAAGAAGTIMILSSLANTAVEDITAVATGPVWYQLYIYRDREVTREVVQRAEQAGCTALVLTVDAPLLGRRERDFRNRFQLPPGLTVRNVLPAGIADLPKEALDSGLAAYFATLIDPAVTWKDIEWLRSITRIPVLIKGIVRADDAVRAVDSGAAGIVVSNHGGRQLDTSPATIEVLPEIAEAVAGRIEVLMDGGIRRGTDVLKALALGAKAVLVGRPILWGLTVDGEQGVARVLEILRTEFDLAMALAGCQSVADITRDLVRNPPRFD is encoded by the coding sequence ATGAATCTGATCAACGTGTTTGATTTTGAGAAGCTTGCCCAGGAAAAACTCTTTCAAATGGCATTTGATTATTATGCCAGTGGTGCTCACGATGAAATTACACTTCGGGAAAATCACTCCGCCTTTGATCGCCTGCGGTTGATGTATCGGGTTTTGATTGATGTGAGTCAACGCACTGCCAAAACCACGGTTCTGGGGCACCCGGTTTCCCTGCCGATCTTGATTGCTCCGACAGCCTTTCATCGGATGGCTCATTCGGATGGCGAAGCCGGCACGACCCGGGCTGCCGGTGCCGCCGGCACGATCATGATTTTAAGCTCGCTCGCAAACACGGCGGTGGAAGACATTACCGCCGTTGCCACCGGTCCGGTCTGGTATCAACTCTATATCTATCGCGACCGTGAAGTGACCCGCGAAGTTGTCCAGCGCGCCGAACAGGCCGGATGCACCGCCCTGGTTTTGACCGTTGATGCCCCATTGCTTGGGCGGCGCGAACGCGATTTCCGCAACCGCTTCCAATTGCCACCAGGACTGACGGTGAGAAATGTGTTGCCAGCGGGAATCGCGGACCTTCCGAAAGAAGCGCTTGATTCCGGGTTGGCGGCCTACTTTGCCACCTTAATTGATCCGGCAGTGACCTGGAAAGACATTGAATGGTTGCGTTCGATCACCCGAATTCCAGTTCTAATCAAAGGGATTGTTCGGGCGGATGATGCGGTTCGAGCGGTGGATTCCGGAGCGGCGGGAATTGTGGTTTCAAATCACGGAGGCCGTCAGCTCGACACGTCACCCGCCACCATCGAAGTGCTCCCTGAAATCGCCGAAGCCGTTGCCGGTCGAATTGAAGTCTTGATGGATGGCGGTATCCGGCGGGGAACGGATGTGCTCAAAGCGCTGGCCCTCGGCGCCAAAGCCGTGCTCGTCGGTCGGCCAATTTTATGGGGATTAACCGTTGATGGCGAGCAAGGTGTGGCTCGTGTTTTAGAAATCCTGCGCACTGAATTTGACCTGGCAATGGCACTGGCCGGTTGTCAGTCAGTGGCGGACATCACCCGCGACCTGGTGCGGAATCCACCCCGGTTTGATTGA